In Synechococcus sp. CC9616, the following are encoded in one genomic region:
- a CDS encoding CHASE2 domain-containing protein has translation MKRIAQLARGLAPYVGVLGALVLLRSTGLAQTVDLVFYDLITYNRAAPSGTQTAITLIGISESDIKRFGWPIDDALFCQAIDTLNALDAAAIGFDLYRDKGVGDQQQCLRDRFRDDSTLISIANIAAGIGPVPETPPERQSYNDLTVDADGVLRRDLLHVTGQDAATVSFPMRVMEVATGVTNLREAMENGTHHDAWLSANGGGYFNEVDAGLGLQRLMQFHEPGSFRQFTLTELLDGDVPSKAIAERIVLIGSTAPSLRDLFVTPHSRFRGGTELFQMSGVEVHANRVASLLASQDGSMTIGWIMPGWGNLLLVLSCAAGGLLLGERVPNLRRSVLTVSLAAAGLMGALTLLLMNQHVWIGATMPTTALIGMGGAAWLRRGALSQQHSQQIRRLLGQTTSPAVAQQLWNQREELLSDGRFEGQQLPVTVLFTDTAGFTSVSESLNPRQLMDWLNRGMAVCIPAVTRRGGMVNKFTGDGMLAVFGVPLAQDPSAEAAAAIEAAKEINAGLKLLNNQLNDEGAPMMRMRIGISSGDALVGSMGSTERIEYAVIGDTVNCASRLESLQKETHVGALRVLVSEHTLALLSAEARAQLQLIQWGPMQVKGRDERITVSELRMDNEPAAGSATVT, from the coding sequence ATGAAACGAATCGCGCAACTGGCACGGGGGCTTGCCCCTTACGTGGGGGTGCTGGGCGCACTGGTTCTTCTCCGCAGCACAGGACTCGCCCAAACAGTGGATCTCGTTTTCTATGACCTGATCACATACAACCGAGCGGCGCCATCCGGAACGCAGACGGCGATCACCCTGATCGGAATATCAGAAAGCGATATCAAACGCTTCGGCTGGCCGATTGATGATGCACTGTTCTGCCAGGCCATCGACACACTCAACGCCCTCGATGCTGCTGCGATCGGATTCGATCTCTACCGAGACAAGGGAGTCGGAGATCAGCAACAGTGCCTTCGGGATCGCTTCCGCGATGACTCCACATTGATATCGATTGCCAACATCGCTGCCGGCATCGGTCCGGTGCCAGAAACCCCTCCGGAGCGGCAGTCCTACAACGATCTAACGGTGGACGCCGATGGAGTGCTGCGACGGGATCTCCTGCACGTGACCGGTCAGGACGCCGCCACCGTGTCGTTTCCCATGCGTGTCATGGAGGTCGCAACAGGCGTCACCAACCTGCGGGAAGCGATGGAGAACGGAACCCATCACGACGCATGGCTCAGCGCCAACGGCGGTGGCTACTTCAACGAAGTCGATGCAGGTCTGGGGCTGCAACGCCTCATGCAATTCCATGAACCCGGCAGCTTCCGTCAATTCACGCTGACCGAGCTCCTCGATGGGGACGTTCCCAGCAAGGCGATTGCCGAGCGCATCGTCTTAATCGGCAGCACAGCCCCCTCGCTGCGGGATCTGTTTGTAACTCCGCACAGCCGTTTCCGTGGAGGAACCGAGCTCTTTCAGATGTCTGGTGTGGAGGTTCATGCCAACCGAGTGGCCAGCCTGTTGGCCAGCCAAGACGGGAGCATGACCATCGGCTGGATTATGCCGGGCTGGGGAAATCTGCTGTTGGTGCTGAGCTGCGCCGCAGGCGGACTCCTGCTCGGGGAACGCGTTCCCAATCTGAGACGGAGCGTTTTGACGGTCAGCCTTGCTGCGGCAGGGCTGATGGGAGCACTGACCTTGCTGCTGATGAATCAGCATGTCTGGATCGGTGCAACCATGCCCACCACCGCTCTGATCGGCATGGGAGGTGCCGCCTGGCTTCGTCGCGGAGCCCTAAGCCAGCAACATTCCCAACAGATCCGTCGCCTGCTCGGACAGACCACCTCTCCGGCGGTGGCACAACAGCTCTGGAATCAGAGAGAGGAGCTGCTGAGCGATGGTCGTTTTGAAGGGCAACAGCTCCCCGTCACCGTGCTCTTCACAGACACGGCGGGCTTCACCTCGGTGTCCGAGAGCCTCAATCCGAGGCAACTGATGGACTGGCTGAACCGTGGCATGGCCGTCTGCATTCCAGCAGTCACCCGTCGCGGCGGCATGGTGAACAAATTCACCGGGGATGGCATGTTGGCCGTGTTCGGAGTCCCCTTGGCTCAGGACCCCAGCGCTGAGGCAGCAGCGGCGATCGAGGCTGCCAAAGAAATCAATGCAGGGTTAAAGCTGCTCAACAATCAACTCAATGACGAAGGGGCTCCGATGATGCGTATGCGGATCGGCATCAGTTCCGGTGACGCCCTGGTGGGATCGATGGGAAGCACGGAGCGCATCGAATATGCCGTCATCGGCGACACAGTCAATTGCGCGTCCCGCCTGGAAAGCCTGCAGAAAGAAACCCATGTCGGGGCCCTGAGAGTGCTGGTGTCCGAGCACACACTGGCCTTGCTCAGTGCTGAAGCCAGGGCTCAGCTACAGCTGATCCAATGGGGGCCAATGCAGGTGAAGGGCAGAGATGAGCGGATCACAGTAAGCGAACTCAGGATGGACAACGAACCGGCAGCTGGCTCGGCCACTGTGACGTGA
- a CDS encoding mechanosensitive ion channel family protein: MTVALLVVLWLLTFVLGRIRQLQLWRFSRLIPSTVFFRVSITAALISRFLVLAGIQGDVVEWIRLVAKTGIYVAVVEIVLDLIWALSARFSTRGMAPPRILKDFSLIAASAIVVSAELRSQGLLTTVGSAAILGGLAFIVGPGSASQISNISSALTVQVERQFAVGDWVEIDGKQGRVDNVTWNSMYLYDDINDRIIVFPNSFIDSGKVINFSRPSDSQYRLTIEVGLSYDLPPGEAVALLRSVLDRHEGILDPSRNVVAIRSFDESCISYLLKFFVDDFGLRNKVKTEIYSCIWYELERAGYSVPYPVIDLHTHHSTRRLHSERQQFIQSQSFELLRSIDLFESLSDEEINGIVCQDRALAFGPGEIIVDSGQVGGSMYVLLKGVCSVLIPDPSGGEHSVELSRLKRGTIFGEIAALTNAPRTASVRAIGHVMLQEISQQRIEDVFLKNETAMEAFAKVMTSREAADRSLSPDQQKSFELSLIDRMAQTFNKFFSK; encoded by the coding sequence ATGACTGTTGCTTTATTGGTTGTTCTCTGGCTGCTCACCTTTGTGCTTGGGCGTATTCGTCAGTTGCAGCTCTGGAGATTCAGCAGGCTGATCCCCAGTACGGTTTTTTTCAGGGTCTCCATCACGGCTGCCCTGATCAGTCGATTCCTGGTGCTCGCCGGTATTCAGGGTGACGTCGTTGAGTGGATCCGTCTGGTTGCCAAAACCGGTATTTATGTCGCTGTTGTAGAGATCGTTCTGGATTTGATCTGGGCGCTTTCAGCGCGTTTCAGTACGCGTGGGATGGCGCCGCCACGCATTCTCAAGGACTTTTCACTTATTGCTGCATCTGCCATTGTTGTTTCGGCTGAGCTGAGAAGTCAGGGTTTGTTGACCACAGTTGGTTCAGCAGCGATTCTTGGAGGCCTGGCGTTCATTGTTGGTCCAGGATCGGCTTCACAGATCAGCAATATATCGTCGGCTTTAACAGTTCAGGTGGAGCGTCAATTTGCTGTGGGAGACTGGGTTGAAATTGATGGAAAACAGGGACGTGTTGATAATGTGACCTGGAATAGTATGTATCTTTATGATGATATTAATGATCGAATAATTGTGTTTCCAAACTCATTCATCGATAGTGGTAAGGTTATTAATTTTTCAAGACCTTCTGATTCTCAATATCGTCTTACGATTGAGGTTGGCCTTTCGTACGATCTGCCTCCAGGGGAAGCTGTTGCCTTGCTTAGGAGCGTTCTGGATCGGCATGAAGGCATCCTTGATCCATCGCGAAACGTTGTTGCGATCCGTTCATTCGATGAATCGTGTATTTCTTACTTGTTGAAATTTTTTGTCGACGACTTCGGTTTGCGTAATAAGGTCAAGACCGAAATTTACTCATGTATATGGTATGAGTTGGAGCGTGCTGGCTATTCGGTGCCATACCCGGTAATTGATCTTCATACTCACCATTCGACTCGGCGCTTGCATTCGGAAAGGCAACAGTTCATTCAGTCTCAGAGTTTTGAACTGTTGCGATCAATCGATCTTTTCGAATCCCTGTCTGATGAAGAGATTAATGGCATTGTCTGTCAGGACAGGGCGCTTGCGTTTGGACCTGGCGAAATCATTGTTGACAGTGGTCAAGTCGGCGGATCGATGTATGTGCTGCTGAAAGGAGTCTGTTCGGTTTTGATACCTGATCCATCCGGAGGGGAGCACTCTGTGGAACTCTCTCGGCTGAAACGGGGAACGATCTTTGGTGAAATTGCTGCATTGACCAATGCGCCTCGCACGGCTTCAGTCAGAGCGATCGGTCATGTCATGCTTCAGGAAATCAGTCAGCAGCGAATTGAGGATGTCTTTCTGAAAAATGAGACAGCGATGGAAGCCTTCGCCAAAGTGATGACCTCCCGAGAAGCGGCTGATCGCAGCCTTTCACCTGATCAGCAGAAATCTTTCGAACTCAGTCTGATCGATCGGATGGCGCAGACTTTCAATAAGTTCTTTTCCAAGTAA
- a CDS encoding DUF3307 domain-containing protein, producing the protein MEFEWHSFLSSFQHPLDLLVVLIFGHFVADYPLQGDKMAVEKCPGCDVTINWKWWLTAHTATHGFMVAILTDIPLLGMAEMATHFCIDFGKCRIGYPLLVDQALHCLCKVLWVIFIMLMA; encoded by the coding sequence GTGGAGTTTGAATGGCATTCTTTTTTAAGCTCTTTCCAGCATCCTTTGGACCTCCTTGTCGTCCTAATTTTTGGTCATTTCGTTGCAGATTATCCACTGCAGGGAGACAAGATGGCCGTTGAAAAATGTCCTGGTTGTGATGTCACGATCAACTGGAAATGGTGGCTCACTGCACATACGGCAACCCATGGATTTATGGTTGCGATATTGACTGATATTCCACTTCTCGGTATGGCTGAAATGGCCACGCATTTCTGTATTGATTTTGGCAAGTGCCGAATTGGTTATCCGCTGCTTGTTGATCAGGCCTTGCATTGTTTATGCAAGGTTTTGTGGGTCATTTTTATTATGTTGATGGCCTGA
- a CDS encoding Crp/Fnr family transcriptional regulator — translation MTPLTPDELAQASLFASLEQDQLRQLLDRHRETQHAVDQVLVMEQDWGESVFLLLSGLAKVRTYTADGEEVVMSLLGAGDVFGEMVAVDGLVRSADVVTLTPVRLVKLRIQPFSTLLRQHAMFALALASLETTRLRDLNRRFALQTADATSRLLDAMAYLARKSSKENDPLALIPPLPQKEIALLAGLARETASRTLSKLRSRGTVQERDGSLTIVDPQPLIKRGLID, via the coding sequence ATGACGCCTCTGACGCCCGATGAACTTGCTCAGGCTTCCTTGTTTGCCTCACTGGAGCAGGACCAGCTGCGGCAGCTTCTCGATCGGCATCGAGAGACCCAGCACGCCGTTGATCAGGTTCTCGTCATGGAGCAGGACTGGGGGGAATCGGTGTTTCTGTTGCTGTCCGGTCTGGCCAAGGTCCGCACCTACACCGCTGATGGTGAAGAAGTGGTGATGTCTTTGCTTGGAGCAGGGGATGTCTTCGGTGAGATGGTGGCCGTAGATGGATTGGTTCGATCTGCCGATGTGGTCACGTTGACCCCCGTGCGGCTGGTGAAGCTGCGGATCCAGCCGTTCTCAACACTGCTGCGTCAGCACGCCATGTTCGCCCTGGCGTTGGCCTCTCTCGAAACCACCAGGCTGCGTGATCTCAATCGGCGATTTGCTCTCCAGACAGCAGACGCCACATCGCGACTTCTCGATGCCATGGCGTACCTGGCACGCAAAAGTTCGAAGGAGAATGATCCACTTGCCCTTATTCCTCCCTTGCCACAGAAAGAAATCGCTCTGCTGGCAGGGCTGGCGCGCGAAACGGCTTCCCGGACGCTCAGCAAGCTTCGCAGTCGGGGAACCGTGCAGGAAAGAGATGGTTCTTTGACCATCGTTGATCCTCAGCCTCTGATCAAACGTGGCCTGATCGACTGA
- the alaS gene encoding alanine--tRNA ligase: MAAAASSTSAASAPRTGEEIRAAFLGFYKDRGHQVIPSASLIPDDPTVLLTIAGMLPFKPVFLGQRERPAARATSSQKCIRTNDIENVGRTARHHTFFEMLGNFSFGDYFKQQAIEWAWELSTKVYGIAPRNLVVSVFREDDEAAEIWRDLVGVDPKRIIRMDEADNFWTSGPTGPCGPCSEIYYDFNPELGDDAIDLEDDDRFIEFYNLVFMQYNRDAGGTLTPLANRNIDTGMGLERMAQILQKVPNNYETDLIFPLIQAAASLADVDYYKLDVAGQTSLKVIGDHSRAVTQLICDGVSASNLGRGYILRRLLRRVVRHGRLLGIDQPFLKTMGEAAISLLKGAYPTVLERQDVILSELQREEARFLETLERGEKLLADLLAAEPAQISGEQAFELYDTYGFPLELTQEIAEEHGLSVDLSGFELAMDAQRQRAKAAAVSIDLTLQDAIDQVVSDLEVTTFDGYQSLESSSIIQALVANGEPVTQASAGDAVQVVLEATPFYGEGGGQVGDRGVFTGRDVIVTIESVSRHRDVFVHTGRIERGQLAIGDRITAQVDRSCRRRAEAHHTATHLLQAALKQVVDPGIGQAGSLVDVQRLRFDFHCPRAVPPEELERVEILINDWIAEAHHLEVAEMEIEKAKAAGAVAMFGEKYADVVRVVDVPGVSMELCGGTHVVNTAEIGLFKIVAESGVAAGIRRIEAVAGPAVLSYLNERDAVVKQLSSRFKVQPPEIVDRVVALQEELKSTAKALAAAQAELAVAKAAALAERAEPVAGFQLLVERLDGVDGAGLQGAARTLGERLGEKAAVVLGGLPDPSDPGKVILVAAFGKDVIGSGLQAGKFIGAVAKRCGGGGGGRPNLAQAGGRDGAALGDALRSAKQDLISTLSSS, translated from the coding sequence ATGGCTGCCGCCGCTTCGTCGACTTCTGCAGCGTCCGCACCTCGCACAGGTGAGGAGATTCGCGCGGCGTTCCTGGGGTTTTACAAAGACCGTGGTCATCAGGTGATTCCAAGTGCGTCTCTCATTCCTGACGACCCCACGGTGCTGCTCACCATCGCCGGCATGCTGCCCTTCAAGCCGGTCTTTCTGGGACAGCGCGAGCGTCCGGCGGCACGTGCGACCAGCAGTCAGAAGTGCATCCGCACCAACGACATCGAAAACGTGGGCCGTACGGCACGCCACCACACGTTCTTCGAAATGCTCGGGAACTTTTCCTTCGGGGATTACTTCAAGCAGCAGGCGATTGAGTGGGCCTGGGAGCTCAGCACCAAGGTGTACGGCATTGCTCCCCGCAACCTCGTGGTGAGTGTTTTCCGGGAGGACGACGAAGCCGCAGAGATCTGGCGCGATCTGGTGGGGGTGGATCCGAAACGCATCATCCGCATGGATGAAGCGGACAACTTCTGGACGTCGGGTCCCACCGGCCCCTGTGGTCCCTGCTCGGAGATCTACTACGACTTCAATCCTGAACTCGGTGATGACGCAATCGATCTCGAAGACGACGACCGTTTCATCGAGTTCTACAACCTGGTGTTCATGCAGTACAACCGCGACGCCGGCGGCACGCTCACACCACTGGCCAACCGCAATATCGATACCGGCATGGGTCTCGAGCGGATGGCACAGATCCTCCAGAAGGTTCCCAACAACTACGAAACAGATCTGATCTTCCCGTTGATCCAGGCAGCTGCCTCACTCGCGGATGTTGACTACTACAAGCTTGATGTTGCTGGTCAGACATCTCTCAAGGTGATCGGCGACCACAGCCGAGCTGTGACCCAACTCATCTGTGATGGAGTCAGTGCCAGCAATCTCGGCCGCGGCTACATCCTCAGGCGTCTGCTTCGTCGGGTCGTCCGTCATGGACGACTCCTGGGGATCGATCAACCGTTCCTAAAAACCATGGGCGAGGCGGCCATCAGCCTGCTCAAGGGAGCGTATCCCACAGTCCTGGAGCGTCAGGATGTGATTCTTTCGGAGCTGCAACGGGAGGAAGCCCGTTTTCTCGAGACGTTGGAGCGTGGTGAAAAGCTGTTGGCTGATCTGTTGGCTGCTGAACCGGCCCAGATCAGTGGAGAGCAGGCTTTTGAGTTGTACGACACCTACGGATTCCCGTTGGAACTCACGCAGGAGATCGCTGAGGAGCATGGTCTCAGCGTGGATCTCTCCGGTTTTGAGCTTGCGATGGATGCTCAGCGTCAGCGTGCGAAGGCCGCTGCCGTCAGCATCGACCTCACCCTGCAGGACGCGATTGATCAGGTCGTCTCCGATCTTGAGGTGACCACCTTTGATGGCTACCAGTCACTCGAGAGCTCCAGCATCATCCAGGCCCTGGTTGCGAATGGGGAACCGGTCACACAGGCCAGTGCAGGTGACGCTGTTCAGGTGGTGCTTGAAGCAACGCCGTTCTACGGAGAAGGCGGCGGACAGGTCGGCGATCGCGGTGTGTTCACCGGCAGGGATGTGATTGTCACGATCGAGTCGGTGAGTCGTCATCGCGATGTCTTCGTTCACACCGGTCGGATTGAGCGCGGTCAGCTGGCGATCGGCGACAGGATTACGGCCCAGGTGGATCGGAGCTGCCGGCGTCGGGCTGAGGCCCATCACACCGCTACGCATCTACTGCAGGCGGCGCTGAAGCAGGTGGTGGATCCCGGGATTGGTCAGGCAGGCTCCTTGGTTGATGTTCAGCGTCTCCGCTTCGATTTCCACTGTCCCCGTGCCGTGCCGCCGGAGGAGCTGGAGCGGGTCGAGATCCTGATCAACGATTGGATCGCCGAGGCCCATCACCTCGAAGTCGCGGAGATGGAGATCGAGAAAGCGAAAGCAGCAGGAGCGGTTGCCATGTTTGGCGAGAAATACGCCGATGTTGTACGGGTTGTCGATGTGCCGGGCGTCTCGATGGAGCTTTGCGGAGGCACCCATGTGGTGAACACCGCTGAGATCGGGTTGTTCAAGATCGTGGCGGAAAGCGGTGTCGCCGCAGGTATTCGTCGCATTGAAGCCGTTGCCGGTCCTGCAGTGCTCTCTTATCTGAATGAACGGGATGCTGTTGTGAAGCAGTTGAGTTCACGTTTCAAGGTCCAACCACCTGAGATCGTCGATCGGGTGGTCGCGCTTCAGGAGGAACTCAAGAGCACGGCCAAGGCCTTGGCAGCGGCGCAGGCTGAGCTGGCGGTGGCGAAGGCGGCCGCTCTGGCGGAACGTGCGGAGCCCGTCGCTGGATTTCAGCTGCTTGTGGAACGTCTCGATGGCGTGGACGGCGCGGGTCTCCAGGGAGCGGCCCGGACACTGGGTGAGCGCCTCGGTGAGAAGGCAGCTGTTGTTCTGGGAGGGCTTCCGGATCCCTCGGATCCTGGAAAGGTGATTCTTGTCGCAGCATTCGGCAAGGACGTCATCGGCTCAGGACTGCAGGCCGGCAAGTTCATCGGCGCGGTTGCCAAACGCTGCGGCGGCGGTGGTGGCGGTCGTCCGAATTTGGCTCAGGCTGGGGGGCGGGACGGTGCTGCCTTGGGTGATGCCCTTCGGAGTGCCAAGCAGGATTTGATCTCCACGCTGTCTTCCTCCTGA
- a CDS encoding DEAD/DEAH box helicase, which produces MSLLHATWLPAIRTPSSSGQPALLVWADTWRVAIPAGPGLTPASHPFTLGDEDLRAWLSERDLAPPSSIDATACLTLPSRSVRPRRARNQPAEPTESEEPAWTGLPLQAGEPIPKQTEWWPWQVQGLALEPAAATEWLSRLPLSGRHPDLAEELRWWSHLQRWALSLVARGRWIPQVELSKGEGYPHRARWVPLLNREEDRRRLEDLAVSLPLVATCALPWREPMGRRSNRTTRLRPEAMRAANPVACCRPRSGRLRVATLLEDLVDALLRKDFEPNLDDLDPLLSAWQHALGSETGVIDLGEEDAERLSSTSLHWREGIAGDVAAARTCLELQTPPEGEELWDLRFALQAESDPSLKLPAASAWASGANTLQLGEVKVEQPGEVLLEGLGRALTVFPPIERGLESATPESMQLTPAEAFVLVRTAARQLRDAGLGVDLPASLSGGLASRLGLSIKGELPERSTGFTLGESLSWSWDLMIGGVTLTLRELERLSGKRSPLVRHKGAWIELRPNDLKNAERFCAANPELSLDDALRLTATEGELLMRLPVHQFEAGPRLQAVLEQYHQQKAPDPLPAPDGFCGQLRPYQERGLGWLAFLNRFDQGACLADDMGLGKTIQLLAFLQYLKTEQELKRPVLLVAPTSVLTNWKREAEAFTPDLSVCEHYGPRRPSTPASLKKSLSDVDLVLTSYGLLQRDSELLDTLDWQGVVIDEAQAIKNPGAKQSQAARDLARAGKSGRFRIALTGTPVENRVSELWALMDFLNPKVLGEEDFFRQRYRLPIERYGDMSSLRDLKARVGPFILRRLKTDKAIISDLPEKVELSEWVGLSKEQKSLYSKTVEDTLDAIARAPRGQRHGQVLGLLTRLKQICNHPALALREETVDREFLGRSAKLQRLDEILDEVIEAGDRALLFTQFAEWGHLLQAWMQQRWKAEVPFLHGGTRKSERQAMVDRFQEDPRGPQLFLLSLKAGGVGLNLTRASHVFHLDRWWNPAVENQATDRAYRIGQTSRVMVHKFITSGSVEEKIDRMIREKSRLAEDIVGSGEEWLGSLGGDQLRDLVALEDS; this is translated from the coding sequence ATGAGCCTGCTGCACGCCACCTGGCTTCCCGCCATCCGCACTCCAAGCAGTTCCGGACAACCGGCACTGCTGGTTTGGGCTGACACCTGGCGGGTCGCCATACCTGCCGGGCCGGGGCTGACGCCAGCCTCCCATCCCTTCACCCTTGGCGATGAAGACCTGCGAGCCTGGCTGAGTGAGCGCGATCTGGCTCCGCCCAGCAGCATCGACGCCACCGCCTGTCTCACCCTGCCAAGTCGGTCGGTTCGCCCACGTCGAGCTCGCAATCAGCCGGCTGAGCCAACGGAAAGCGAAGAACCCGCCTGGACCGGTTTGCCGCTTCAGGCCGGCGAACCCATCCCCAAACAAACCGAATGGTGGCCATGGCAGGTGCAGGGGCTAGCTCTGGAGCCAGCAGCAGCAACGGAATGGCTGTCCAGACTTCCTCTCTCAGGGCGCCATCCCGATCTGGCGGAGGAGCTGCGCTGGTGGAGCCATCTGCAACGCTGGGCCCTCAGTCTGGTGGCCCGTGGGCGCTGGATTCCCCAGGTTGAGCTGAGCAAGGGAGAGGGCTATCCCCACAGGGCGCGCTGGGTACCGCTGCTGAACAGGGAGGAAGACCGCAGACGCCTGGAGGATCTCGCCGTCAGCCTGCCACTGGTCGCTACCTGCGCCCTGCCCTGGCGTGAACCGATGGGGAGACGCAGCAACCGCACCACTCGCCTGCGTCCCGAGGCGATGCGGGCCGCCAACCCGGTCGCCTGTTGTCGGCCACGCAGTGGTCGTCTGCGTGTGGCGACGCTGCTTGAAGATCTTGTGGACGCTCTGCTTCGCAAGGACTTTGAGCCCAACCTCGACGATCTGGACCCCCTGCTGAGCGCCTGGCAGCACGCACTGGGCTCGGAAACAGGTGTGATCGATCTCGGCGAAGAGGATGCGGAGCGCCTGTCCAGCACCAGCCTCCATTGGCGAGAGGGCATCGCCGGCGATGTCGCCGCAGCCCGAACCTGCCTGGAGCTCCAGACACCACCGGAAGGGGAAGAGCTCTGGGACCTGCGCTTCGCCCTGCAGGCGGAGTCGGATCCAAGCCTCAAACTGCCGGCCGCCTCCGCCTGGGCGTCCGGTGCCAACACTCTGCAGTTGGGGGAGGTGAAAGTCGAACAACCCGGCGAAGTCCTGCTGGAAGGACTGGGGCGAGCCCTCACCGTCTTCCCGCCAATCGAGCGGGGTCTGGAGAGTGCCACCCCGGAGTCAATGCAGCTCACTCCGGCAGAAGCCTTTGTGCTGGTGCGCACGGCCGCACGACAGCTGCGTGATGCCGGCCTAGGAGTCGATCTGCCAGCGAGCCTCTCAGGTGGTCTTGCCAGCCGACTCGGCTTGTCGATCAAAGGGGAACTACCCGAGCGTTCAACCGGTTTCACCCTCGGGGAATCACTGAGCTGGTCCTGGGATCTGATGATCGGTGGAGTGACGCTCACCCTCCGGGAACTGGAGCGACTCAGCGGCAAACGCAGTCCCCTCGTACGCCACAAAGGGGCCTGGATCGAACTTCGGCCCAACGATCTCAAGAACGCTGAACGGTTCTGCGCTGCCAATCCGGAGCTCAGTCTCGATGACGCCCTGCGACTGACGGCCACGGAGGGGGAACTGCTGATGCGACTACCGGTGCATCAATTTGAGGCCGGGCCAAGGCTTCAGGCCGTTTTAGAGCAGTATCACCAGCAAAAAGCCCCGGATCCGCTGCCGGCTCCGGATGGGTTCTGCGGCCAGCTGAGGCCTTACCAGGAACGCGGGCTGGGATGGCTGGCCTTCCTCAACCGCTTTGACCAGGGCGCCTGCTTAGCGGATGACATGGGTCTGGGCAAAACGATCCAGTTGCTGGCCTTCCTCCAATACCTCAAAACCGAACAGGAGCTGAAACGACCGGTGTTGCTCGTCGCGCCGACCTCCGTGCTCACCAACTGGAAACGGGAAGCGGAAGCCTTCACACCCGACCTCTCCGTGTGCGAGCACTACGGACCGCGGCGTCCCTCCACACCCGCTTCTCTGAAGAAGTCCCTGAGTGATGTGGATCTGGTTCTGACCAGCTATGGACTGCTGCAACGGGACAGCGAGCTCCTGGACACCCTGGACTGGCAGGGAGTCGTGATCGATGAAGCCCAGGCGATCAAGAATCCTGGTGCCAAACAGAGCCAAGCCGCTCGCGATCTGGCCCGAGCCGGTAAGAGCGGTCGATTCCGCATCGCTCTGACAGGCACCCCGGTGGAGAACCGGGTGAGTGAACTGTGGGCTCTGATGGATTTCCTCAACCCAAAAGTCCTTGGAGAAGAGGATTTCTTCCGTCAGCGTTATCGCCTGCCGATCGAGCGCTACGGCGATATGTCGTCGCTCCGCGATCTCAAGGCAAGGGTGGGGCCTTTCATCCTGCGTCGACTGAAAACCGACAAGGCGATCATCTCGGACCTACCCGAGAAGGTGGAGCTGAGCGAATGGGTTGGTCTCAGCAAGGAACAGAAATCGCTATACAGCAAAACGGTGGAGGACACCCTTGATGCCATCGCCAGGGCACCGCGCGGTCAACGACATGGTCAGGTGCTGGGTCTGCTGACCAGGCTCAAGCAGATCTGCAACCATCCGGCCCTGGCTCTGCGGGAAGAGACGGTGGATCGAGAGTTCTTGGGCCGTTCCGCCAAATTGCAGCGTCTCGACGAGATCCTCGATGAAGTGATCGAAGCGGGAGACCGTGCTCTGCTGTTTACCCAGTTCGCTGAATGGGGCCATCTGCTGCAAGCCTGGATGCAGCAACGCTGGAAAGCGGAAGTGCCCTTCCTGCACGGGGGAACGCGCAAAAGTGAACGACAGGCCATGGTGGATCGCTTCCAGGAGGACCCCCGCGGACCGCAGCTGTTTCTGCTGTCCCTCAAAGCCGGAGGCGTCGGCCTCAATCTCACCCGGGCCAGTCATGTGTTCCACCTGGACCGCTGGTGGAATCCGGCCGTTGAGAATCAAGCAACCGACCGCGCCTATCGCATCGGCCAGACCAGCCGGGTGATGGTGCACAAATTCATCACGAGCGGCTCAGTAGAGGAGAAGATCGATCGAATGATTCGCGAGAAATCACGCCTCGCCGAGGACATCGTTGGATCCGGCGAGGAATGGCTTGGCAGTCTGGGGGGAGATCAGCTGCGAGACCTGGTGGCTCTGGAGGACAGCTGA